From the genome of Uranotaenia lowii strain MFRU-FL chromosome 1, ASM2978415v1, whole genome shotgun sequence, one region includes:
- the LOC129737835 gene encoding uncharacterized protein K02A2.6-like has translation MIIALFDGNHEAGRTCLATTAYHEVLQFGAAGENKMMNGEDKLRYPLAQFNDAVDAQDLRREWEEWHRAFELIMQLREMESQREKLATMLAMGGRGLQRIFHNLRAVPDEFYPEPVKRNDRVELEVFRGLRQKPEESFNAFILGLRTQAARCEFRDREDTEILQQITIGARDEKVRDKGLESVMNLDELINYAINREILVRQREKERSQSEVNNISVRRNTWRPQRYEHSFTKRTTPFRPDFRRGAARIQRGEQCWRCGSYNHGSESLECLARGAICNRCGQSGHYARKCDGTHSLPSSKKPAVRGRNEANSLVDSKEHWKAEIPHRPTTEDIAKVDGHVLDSGLVTCMIDKTAVEFLIDSGASINTVTEEAWDVIQQRNTKVFNYRTKCDRQFNGYASQEPLQVKAMFEAWLSINPVKPKCYAEFFVIEGAQRSLLSKSTAEELKVLKVGLHVSNIDGLVKPFPKFPGILVKLSIDDRIIPKKVAYLRVPAAMEQKVNDKLEELLLSDVIERVVGSPEWISPMVVVPKGKDDVRICINMKNANEAVQREHYPLPVIDTFLNKLKGSKFYSRLDITSAYHHVELHPDSRSITTFMTGKGLMQFKRLMFGINAAPEIFQRIMTEMLMGIEGVIIYIDDIVVFGRTREEHDARLEEVLRVLKDNNALLNKEKCVIGVQEMEILGFKVSTTGISPSEEKVSAIKNFRLPSSKEEVRSFLGVGLVNFVGQFIPDLSTRSEPLRMFVRGEIDKFGDNQQKAFDDLRNELVNNVRKLGFFDPCDTTELYVDASPVGLGAVLTQKDHKGVSRIISFASKGLTPAERVYPQTQREALAVVWAVEKFYLYLFGLEFTVFTDHRTLEYIYEGKHQNGRRACSRAEGFALRLQPYNFRVRYIPGARNISDILSRLVTQCDAAFDEGSDHFLFALNEGLSAITLKEIQKETEADQVLMAVINALKTDKWEKELFRYQAFQNELGSIDGIVVRNDRIVLPKKLRSRALQIAHKGHPGIVAMRRNLREKLWWPCMDRDVNETVQQCAGCSAVSRQNPPEPMIRTEMPERAWQQIGIDFFSAKECATFLVTVDYYSRFLSVSEMKITNAAKTIEVLEALFREHTYPETIRCDNGPPFSSVEFSEYCTSRNIRLVHTIPYWPQMNGLIERQNQGILRALRIAKVTQTDWRKALQDYVYMVNTTPHSTTDKAPFELLTGRPVKDLLPSLRTDPNWMRDVSTREKDAIRKVKGKIYADERRKAKTSEIEVGDKVMIRNYEAGKLEPKFRLEKYTVIEKTGSDTLVANEDGTTYRRPISHLRKFPLQKTTEDVTERMTQEDVIVSSDNSESDSPVKMNLGNKRKHQEVDNNDGVDSKELPPNRPTRPKKLPSRYKD, from the exons ATGATAATCGCTCTCTTTGACGGCAACCACGAAGCAGGACGGACGTGTTTGGCTACAACTGCGTACCACGAGGTTCTACAATTTGGCGCAGCCGGTGAAAACAAAATG atgaACGGAGAAGACAAATTGCGTTACCCTTTGGCTCAGTTTAACGATGCAGTCGATGCCCAGGACTTGCGAAGAGAATGGGAAGAGTGGCACCGGGCTTTCGAACTCATCATGCAGTTACGGGAAATGGAATCTCAACGCGAGAAGTTGGCAACAATGCTGGCCATGGGAGGAAGAGGACTGCAGCGGATTTTCCACAATCTACGGGCAGTACCTGATGAGTTTTATCCTGAGCCAGTCAAG CGGAATGATCGTGTGGAACTCGAAGTTTTTCGTGGTCTGAGACAGAAACCTGAGGAGTCGTTCAATGCCTTTATCCTCGGACTCCGAACACAAGCGGCTCGCTGTGAATTCCGTGATCGTGAAGACACAGAGATTTTACAGCAGATCACGATCGGCGCTCGGGACGAAAAAGTACGAGATAAGGGTCTGGAGAGCGTAATGAATTTGGACGAGCTAATCAATTACGCCATCAACCGGGAAATTCTTGTTAGACAGAGAGAGAAGGAGAGAAGCCAATCGGAAGTCAACAACATTTCGGTCAGAAGGAATACTTGGAGACCACAGCGCTACGAGCATTCGTTCACAAAGCGTACAACTCCTTTCCGTCCGGATTTTAGAAGAGGTGCAGCTCGTATTCAGCGAGGAGAGCAGTGTTGGCGTTGTGGATCATATAATCATGGATCGGAGTCACTTGAGTGTTTGGCACGTGGAGCTATCTGTAACCGTTGTGGACAGAGTGGTCACTATGCCAGGAAGTGTGATGGAACTCATTCATTGCCGTCATCGAAAAAGCCTGCCGTCAGAGGTCGAAACGAAGCTAACTCGCTTGTTGATTCGAAAGAACATTGGAAAGCAGAAATCCCACACCGCCCGACAACGGAAGACATTGCCAAG GTGGATGGTCATGTCCTTGACAGCGGTCTTGTCACTTGTATGATCGACAAAACGGCGGTAGAATTTCTTATAGATTCTGGAGCATCGATTAACACAGTCACTGAAGAAGCGTGGGACGTTATACAGCAACGAAATACAAAAGTATTCAACTATAGAACGAAATGTGATCGCCAATTCAACGGTTATGCTAGCCAAGAACCTTTGCAGGTTAAGGCGATGTTTGAAGCATGGCTGTCAATCAACCCAGTGAAGCCCAAGTGTTATGCTGAATTTTTCGTGATCGAAGGAGCTCAAAGATCGTTGTTGAGTAAAAGCACAGCTGAGGAGCTTAAGGTCCTTAAGGTTGGGCTACATGTGTCTAACATTGATGGGTTGGTCAAACCGTTTCCGAAGTTTCCTGGAATATTAGTCAAGTTGTCTATTGACGACCGGATCATTCCAAAGAAAGTAGCCTATCTTAGGGTACCAGCAGCCATGGAGCAAAAAGTCAACGACAAACTAGAAGAACTGTTATTGAGTGATGTCATAGAAAGAGTCGTGGGCTCCCCCGAGTGGATTTCCCCGATGGTAGTGGTACCGAAAGGTAAGGATGATGTTAGAATATGCATCAATATGAAGAATGCTAATGAAGCTGTCCAACGTGAACATTATCCACTACCAGTTATCGAcacttttttgaataaattgaaaggttcaaaattttactcgaGGTTGGACATAACATCTGCTTACCATCACGTTGAGCTTCATCCAGACTCCCGGAGCATTACAACTTTCATGACGGGAAAAGGACTCATGCAATTCAAGCGTCTCATGTTCGGGATTAACGCAGCTCCTGAAATTTTTCAGAGGATTATGACCGAGATGCTGATGGGAATTGAGGGAGTTATAATATATATAGACGATATCGTTGTGTTCGGAAGGACTCGTGAAGAACACGATGCGCGACTGGAGGAAGTCCTCCGTGTTTTGAAAGATAATAATGCTTTACTCAACAAAGAGAAATGCGTCATTGGAGTACAAGAAATGGAGATACTCGGATTTAAAGTGAGTACTACTGGGATTAGTCCTTCTGAAGAAAAAGTATCTGCCATTAAGAATTTTCGCCTGCCGTCATCTAAAGAAGAGGTACGTAGCTTCTTGGGAGTGGGACTCGTTAACTTTGTGGGCCAGTTCATCCCCGATCTTTCGACCAGATCTGAGCCTTTGCGGATGTTTGTACGTGgagaaattgataaatttggtGATAATCAGCAGAAAGCCTTTGATGATCTACGTAACGAGCTGGTTAATAACGTGCGCAAGCTTGGATTTTTCGATCCGTGTGATACGACTGAACTTTATGTTGATGCCTCACCAGTCGGGTTGGGGGCAGTGTTGACGCAAAAGGATCATAAGGGTGTTTCTAGAATCATAAGCTTTGCGTCAAAGGGATTGACGCCTGCCGAGCGAGTGTACCCACAAACCCAGAGAGAGGCATTGGCGGTTGTGTGGGCGGTGGAGAAATTTTACCTCTACCTGTTCGGCCTCGAATTCACCGTATTTACAGACCATAGGACACTGGAATATATTTATGAAGGCAAGCACCAAAACGGAAGACGAGCCTGTTCAAGGGCTGAAGGTTTTGCACTTCGTTTACAACCTTATAATTTTCGTGTTCGATATATTCCAG GAGCAAGAAATATTTCTGACATCCTCTCCCGTCTAGTTACACAGTGCGATGCAGCGTTTGATGAAGGTTCAGATCACTTTCTGTTTGCGTTAAACGAAGGTCTTTCTGCGATAACTTTGAAAGAGATTCAGAAAGAAACAGAGGCAGATCAGGTTTTGATGGCAGTGATTAACGCCCTTAAAACAGATAAGTGGGAAAAAGAGCTTTTCCGGTACCAAGCTTTTCAAAATGAGTTAGGATCAATCGATGGAATCGTAGTCAGGAATGACAGGATTGTACTTCCTAAAAAGTTGCGATCGAGGGCATTGCAAATCGCGCACAAAGGGCATCCCGGTATCGTTGCAATGCGACGAAACTTGAGGGAGAAGTTATGGTGGCCCTGTATGGACCGCGATGTGAATGAAACTGTACAACAATGCGCTGGTTGCTCCGCCGTTAGTAGACAGAATCCACCCGAGCCAATGATAAGAACGGAGATGCCTGAACGTGCTTGGCAGCAGATAGGAATTGACTTTTTCTCTGCCAAAGAGTGTGCCACGTTCTTAGTGACCGTGGATTACTACAGCCGGTTCTTATCAGTATCtgaaatgaaaatcacaaatgcGGCTAAGACTATTGAAGTGTTGGAGGCCCTATTCCGTGAGCATACTTATCCGGAAACTATACGTTGCGATAATGGCCCTCCATTCTCCAGTGTAGAGTTTTCTGAATATTGCACTAGTAGAAACATTCGATTGGTCCACACTATCCCTTATTGGCCTCAGATGAACGGGCTAATCGAGAGGCAGAACCAAGGGATATTGAGGGCATTGCGCATTGCGAAAGTAACCCAAACTGACTGGAGAAAAGCCTTGCAAGATTATGTGTATATGGTTAATACCACGCCTCATTCGACGACGGATAAAGCACCGTTTGAACTGCTAACAGGAAGGCCAGTTAAGGACTTATTACCCTCTCTAAGAACGGACCCCAACTGGATGAGAGATGTGAGCACACGGGAAAAAGATGCAATCCGGAAAGTGAAGGGTAAGATCTACGCAGATGAACGCAGAAAGGCTAAAACTTCCGAAATAGAAGTCGGTGACAAAGTGATGATACGGAACTATGAAGCGGGTAAGTTGGAGCCCAAGTTTCGGCTGGAAAAATATACAGTCATCGAAAAGACAGGAAGTGACACATTAGTAGCGAATGAAGACGGAACAACGTATCGCCGTCCAATTTCCCATTTGCGGAAGTTTCCTTTGCAGAAGACAACAGAGGATGTCACTGAACGAATGACGCAAGAAGACGTTATCGTTTCGTCCGATAACTCAGAATCTGACAGTCCAGTAAAAATGAATCTGGGTAATAAAAGAAAACACCAGGAAGTGGATAATAATGATGGAGTCGATAGCAAAGAACTTCCACCGAATCGTCCAACTAGACCGAAAAAGCTCCCTTCGCGATACAAggattaa